In the genome of Calothrix sp. PCC 6303, the window TTCAACAACAAACTATAGGTTGGAACCACACCAAAACTGTAAATTTGTAAAGGTAAAGTCCAAATAGTCGCGGCTAATGGGACTGCAATCAAAGATGCGATCGCAGGTGGCATCCAACCCAAGCGTCTCGTAATTGCCGGGACTGTGACAATTAGTCCTAAAGTTGCTAAAAAGCTCAATTGGAATCCTAAATCCCAAATCCACAAAGGGTTAAATAACAGTAATAGTGTCGCTGCTAATATTAGAGAGCCTAACTGTACAACTTTGCGACGCAACACCAAAGCAATTAGGGCGGCAAACCCCATAATTACAGCCCTCAGCACCGCAGGTTGGAACCCCGTCAAACCCAAAAATCCCAACAAAGCAATGGAACCAACGATTAATTGGGTACTGCGTTTTGCTCTCCTTGTTAGACTCAGGATCACACCCAAAATCAACGAAGTTTGGAAACCAGAAGCCGCCAAAGCATGAGCCAAACCCGCTTGTACGAACATATCCCGCACATCGTAAGGCATATCTACCGCCTTACTACCCAAAACCATCGCACTTACCAAAGGACCTTCAGGAATGTCTAGAGAGCGAACATGCGATCGCATAATCTGTTCCCGTAGCTTCCACCATCCCCACTTTTTATCTTCCTGTAAAATGTTTACCTGTCGTCCACTCAAACCAGCAAATGCACCTTCTTTTTTCAAAAATTCTTGAAAATCAAAGGAACCAGGATTCGCAGCCGCTTTTGGCTTGTACAACACACCTGTGACACTAATTTGTTGTCCAGGACGCAAACCTGTTGCTTGTAGTAAAGGTACAGTTACATAAACTTTTCCAGTAGCAGCTTTACTGCCAGCATCATTTCCCTCTTCTTTCTTCACATCATCCAACAGCTGACTTGCTTCTAACCAAAACTGCCCCCGTTGGCTACGAGTCACACGGGCTGTACTTTCTACAGTTCCCCGCACCACAAAAAGCTGCTCTTGATTACTATTATTTCCCGGTGGTACAAAATTACTGATGTCATTAGCTTGAGGATGAGGAATCCGCCATTGTACATAAAAGCTAGCTAATAATCCCACTAAACCAGCAATCAAAAAAAATCTGGGATGAGGAATAGTTTGGGAAGTAGTTTTTGTTTTTTCTTCTGCACCTGGTTTTGATTTACGTCTCATCAGGCGAAGTCTTTGAAAAACCACCGCACATCCAATTCCTAAAACCAATGTCCACCAACCACCCCACGGTAGTGCAGCCAACATTAATCCCAAAATATAACCAAGGCAGATTATTACACCGGGAATCTGAATCATCGGTATCCAAAAATAAAACTTCTAAAATTCATGACAGAAGCAAAGTCTACTTCTAGCAGCTTTGCTTCTAGGTTTGAACTATAAAGATAAACCTAACTTGAGTCCCAAAGCTGCATGTACTAACATTACAACCAAAGCAGTACTACCTATATAAGCATGAAGCGATCGCAATCCGGCTTTATTGCCACCAAATTTAGTAAACGCGATCGCGCTATTAATTGCTAGCAATAATAACAAACCTGAACCTGTCCAAAAGTGAGAACTTTCCAAAATTGGTTTCCGCTGCATTACCAATGAAAGGACACCACCTATGTAACCCAAAGCCATAAATAAAAACATTAGCGGTGCTAACTTCCGATGTTCACCACGATTTTTCACAGCCACATCTTTATCAACCGCTAACCTTCCCTGCCAACCCGTATACCCAACAAAACTTCCCATCCCCACGATCACAATCCCCATCATCGCCGGATGTCCCCAATGTACAATTATATCCGGTGTCCCAAAACCACGGAACCATGCCGCAATCGGTTCTAAAATTTCAGCTAAATTCACGATTCCCCTCTCTACAAATCATTAATCAAAATTAGGCTTCTATATCTTAGTTAATAAATGTAAAGTTTGTATAGGAAAAAGGACACCATGATCAGTATCTTCTCAAGAAACGCGAACTGACACTCATTCATTCTGGCATCCAAGAAACAGCGGAAGCTTCGCACTTCCATCGTAGTTGTGAAAAATTTTTGCGATTAAAAGCAAACCCGATTAATCTGAGTGAACAAAGAATCCCCGTGCATTGATGCCGGGGAGTGTCAACTTTCGCATTTATTCGTAAAGTTTTTCCTGCCTTCCTATTGACTTACAATTCCAGACCATTGAACTTTTTTTGCCTTTTCCCGACGATAAGAGAAAAAGTATTCAGGAGTTTGGAAAGTACAGTAAGATGCGATCGCTATCTGCTCAGAACCTATACCCAGATTAGCCAACTGTATTGCATTCACCCGTCGCACATCCAAACGGACTTTATCAGGAATTGGATCTGGAAGTATGGGAGAGTTATCTAACTCCATCAGAGTTTTGACAATTTTTTCTGGTTCAGTTTCCGTCAAAATTGTTGCCCCCACCTCCGCCGCAGTTTCCCTCGAAACCTGATATACTTCACCTGCGATCGCAGGACCCATCGCCACCCGTAAATCTGTTATTTTACTACCAGCATCCAACAACCGTTGGATAGCCACCGGGACAATTTTTTTCGCGGTTCCCTTCCAACCTGCATGAATCGCCACCACCTGACCGGTTTTCGCATCAGCAATCAAAACAGGTGTACAATCTGCACTAGCTACCCATACCCCTTGCTGGGGTTGATCGCTTTTCACCCCATCCCCCATTACCAAATCATCTTCCACATCATCCCCACCTACCTCTAACTTCGCGGTAATCTCCTGGGGTGTTAAAACCACATTCCCATGAACCTGCTTGAGGCGATAAGTTGATGCTTGCGGAGCTAAAATCGGCGTTAACTCAACTGGAGGACGTAACCAAAACCCAGAGGTAAAAAAACCATGGGGAAAATCTTCTAGTAAACTACAAGTTAAATACGGCAGTTCATTCCAAGTACGCCATTGCCAAGTGTGCATTTTAATCAAACCCCGAAACAAAATTCAACTAAACTAATATATTGCAGTCAGGCAAGATAAAGAAGGCATAAGGTTGGTGTCAAAAGACTTGATGTCTAACTTTGAGGTTAACAGAAGAGCCAGAATACAAACCTCAATTGCCGACATCCCGATACAAGCATAAATTTCGGGGTTTTACGGCAATATTCTTTCTTACCCTGCTCCCTTGTTCTACGGTGTACACAATTCGGTAAATCCCTCACTCCGTCTAGGATTGAAAATCCCAGTCTCACAGCACAAGTCCATTAAAATGAACTCAGTGCGAAAAACATTTAGTCATCTTGTAGATGACTTTAGCTATTAGACAACGGTTTCAACCGTTGGCGGACATGGGATTATAGAAAATCTAGCGAATTCAATACTTGTGTATACACCCTAAGTTCCCTTGTCCCCCTCCCCCATTCCCTTCCTTCCCGTGAACCAAACTCAAATCGAAACTCTGTTAAATTCAGCACGTTCAAATCCTTACTTACCTTTCTCTCTCCATCTCTACGACAACCTAGCCTCAACCAACCAGACACTTTGGGAATTAGGTGCCGTCCCTGGAAAAGTAGTTATTGCTACCGAACAAACGGCAGGACGGGGGCAATGGGGAAAAAATTGGGTATCTAATACTGGGGGATTATATCTTTCGGTGGCAGTCGCACCAAATTTGACAGCAACAGACAGTTATCAACTTACCTTTGCCACTGCTTGGGGTATTGCTCAACAATTGCGAAATTGTGATATTCCCGTAGAAATCAAATGGCCCAACGATCTGATTTTAGATCAACTTAAACTAGGTGGTATATTAACCGAAACCAAAATCAACCAGGGAAAAATTACCCAAGCCGTAATTGGTGTAGGAATCAATTGGCGTAACTCTGTTCCCGATACAGGTATTAGTTTAGAATTATGGCGATCGCATTTCTGCGAGAAATCGCACAAGTGCGAGAAATCGCATTTATCCCAAAAATCCACTCAAAGCAGCACTAACCAGATTTTAGAAATCGAAACCCTAATTTGTAAAGTTCTACTGGGAATCGAATCCGGTGTACGGTGCCTTTTTGAAGAAGGAATAGATATACTCTTGCCTAGCTATTTAAATTATTTAACCAATATGGGAGATAAAGTAAACGTAGATAATACTGTAGGAACTGTAGTGGGTGTAACTTCTACAGGTTGTCTCCATGTTCGCATGGAAACTTCCAAATCAAAATCAGTAAGAACACCAGAAATTTACTTGAAGCCAGGTACAATCAGTTTGGGCTATGGTAATTCTACTGAAAAACCTATGGGATACTCCCAGCCAAACTCGGCAAACCAAACCAACAGCATGAATTGACTAGGCTAATTAAACACAACACCAGAGAAGAAATGACGCAGCGAAAAGACCCTGCTCGTAACAACTTGCACAAAATATGGCAGCACTCCCTGCCAGCACGAAGCCTCTGTTTGCTTGGTAGCTTTAGCATCCTCAGCAGCGGCTTGGTACTTGCCCAAAGCGAGTCCGCAGTAGACAATATTGTTCCTACCTCGGAAAATACGCAGCCTTCGGGCAACAGCGTCAAAAAGGTGACAATAGAGCGAAACCCTCAAGTATCCGCTCCTGAGACAATGCGAACGACTTCCGTCGAGCAAACTTCCCCTGTGGAATTTTCCTCCCGTCGTCAACGACTTAAGCAACGTTTAAATCGTTCCCAAGTTGCAGAATCGGTAGAAACTCCCAAAAAACGAAATGCATCTCCACAAGGAGTAACCCGTCCCCAAGTTGAAATTTCTACCCCTAAAACAGGCGTAGAACGTCTACGGGCAAAAGTTGAAGCATCGCGTGACAAAAAAAACCAAACTTCAAATGCACCCGTAATCATTCCGGAGAAGCTGCCGGAAGTATCACGTACAAAGCAACCTGCAACGACAAATAATAATTCCAATTCAGGTAAAGATTACAACAACAGCTATATTGATCCAACTGACTACAGCACTGCTCAAAATCGAGATCAAGAAGCTCCAAATTCGGTAATAATCACCGAACGTTCCAGCGGTTGCCAAGCAGTTATTAGTCAAGGAAAAGGTACTGGAAACTGCCTGCAAGCACCAATCACCCGCGCTAACGCACCAAGCTGGATTAAAAAAGGACAAAATATCACAGCTACAGCCGCAAAAACAGTTTCCGCGCGCACTGTTGCTCCTAACTCCAATGTTAGCGATAGTCCAAACTGGCGTAAACCTCGCATTATTAGTAGTAAGGCTATTGTTCGTAATATCCAACCTAGTCAGCTTCCTAATACTCAAGCTGTAAATAAAAATAACTACAATCCAAATCGGTTTATTCCAACCCCTGGTAACTTTGTTCAATTACCTGTCCCCACCACTACTGGTACACCTCTAACAGCAAGTGCGGGAGTATTGCCACTACCAATCAACGCCGATAACACGGCACCTCGTCCTGGTATAGTAGCCTACAATATTCCCTTGGCGACCACACTACCCCAAGTTACCTACAACGCTTCAGCAACTTACAACCCATCGGGAATGATATTCCCCTTATCCATACCTGCACCAATTACTTCAATTTTTGGTTGGCGGACACACCCAATTACAGGTGATCAACGTTTCCACTCCGGTACGGATGTGGGTGCAGCGGAAGGAACCCCAGTTTTGGCGGCAATTACGGGTCAAGTGGAAGTAGCTGATTACGTTGGTGGTTACGGCTTGACGGTGATTCTCAATCACAATTCAGCCCAACAAACCCTCTATGGTCACATGTCACAGGTATATGTACAACCAGGTCAAATTGTCCAGCAAGGAACTGTAATTGGCTTGGTAGGTAGCACTGGTGTTTCTACTGGTCCTCACCTCCACTTTGAAGTACGTCAATTAACACAAAATGGTTGGGTAGCTGTTGATGCTGGCGCATCACTACAATCGGCTGTGAGTCAGTTGGTACAGGCTTTACAAACTAATCAAGTTTCTCAAAAACCAAGTAATTAGAGCGGCTTGGAAATTAGTTGTAGTAGTATAAATCCCCGACCTTTTGAAAAGGTCGGGGATTTAATTTTATATTTTTAATTTATTTGTTGGAATACTCTAACGTGATCAAGAACAGGCTAAATAATTAGCATTTACCTAACCTTCAACACCATTAACTCGGTTATTTGATCC includes:
- a CDS encoding ComEC/Rec2 family competence protein, yielding MIQIPGVIICLGYILGLMLAALPWGGWWTLVLGIGCAVVFQRLRLMRRKSKPGAEEKTKTTSQTIPHPRFFLIAGLVGLLASFYVQWRIPHPQANDISNFVPPGNNSNQEQLFVVRGTVESTARVTRSQRGQFWLEASQLLDDVKKEEGNDAGSKAATGKVYVTVPLLQATGLRPGQQISVTGVLYKPKAAANPGSFDFQEFLKKEGAFAGLSGRQVNILQEDKKWGWWKLREQIMRSHVRSLDIPEGPLVSAMVLGSKAVDMPYDVRDMFVQAGLAHALAASGFQTSLILGVILSLTRRAKRSTQLIVGSIALLGFLGLTGFQPAVLRAVIMGFAALIALVLRRKVVQLGSLILAATLLLLFNPLWIWDLGFQLSFLATLGLIVTVPAITRRLGWMPPAIASLIAVPLAATIWTLPLQIYSFGVVPTYSLLLNIVTTPLISVISIGGFLSAIAALIVPDAGSAIAGILHYPVQWLLQLVHLFAKSPGNSLAVGTISTIQMVVIYTLFVLVWLVDWWRRRWLLAGAIAITLILIPILHSANTLFRVTMLAASGEPVIVIQDQNKVTVVNSGDEGIGRFTILPFLQQQGVNQIDLAVASDFQGDGDNGWLELLPRLPIKAMYDYSSKPENALTSIAIQKEVQKRQGIYQPLAVGQTINAGSVVMQLVNDQLPILQMQVQGKTWLFIGNLKAGEIQQLVKAGTLPKPQVLWCQPQTLKELVPLLQPEVSITTNADLDAQALSELSQVKTKLFFTGRDGAIQWTPKGQFEAFIQANENKSSVL
- a CDS encoding DUF4079 domain-containing protein, with amino-acid sequence MVNLAEILEPIAAWFRGFGTPDIIVHWGHPAMMGIVIVGMGSFVGYTGWQGRLAVDKDVAVKNRGEHRKLAPLMFLFMALGYIGGVLSLVMQRKPILESSHFWTGSGLLLLLAINSAIAFTKFGGNKAGLRSLHAYIGSTALVVMLVHAALGLKLGLSL
- the pgeF gene encoding peptidoglycan editing factor PgeF, encoding MHTWQWRTWNELPYLTCSLLEDFPHGFFTSGFWLRPPVELTPILAPQASTYRLKQVHGNVVLTPQEITAKLEVGGDDVEDDLVMGDGVKSDQPQQGVWVASADCTPVLIADAKTGQVVAIHAGWKGTAKKIVPVAIQRLLDAGSKITDLRVAMGPAIAGEVYQVSRETAAEVGATILTETEPEKIVKTLMELDNSPILPDPIPDKVRLDVRRVNAIQLANLGIGSEQIAIASYCTFQTPEYFFSYRREKAKKVQWSGIVSQ
- a CDS encoding biotin--[acetyl-CoA-carboxylase] ligase, with the protein product MNQTQIETLLNSARSNPYLPFSLHLYDNLASTNQTLWELGAVPGKVVIATEQTAGRGQWGKNWVSNTGGLYLSVAVAPNLTATDSYQLTFATAWGIAQQLRNCDIPVEIKWPNDLILDQLKLGGILTETKINQGKITQAVIGVGINWRNSVPDTGISLELWRSHFCEKSHKCEKSHLSQKSTQSSTNQILEIETLICKVLLGIESGVRCLFEEGIDILLPSYLNYLTNMGDKVNVDNTVGTVVGVTSTGCLHVRMETSKSKSVRTPEIYLKPGTISLGYGNSTEKPMGYSQPNSANQTNSMN
- a CDS encoding M23 family metallopeptidase, which codes for MTQRKDPARNNLHKIWQHSLPARSLCLLGSFSILSSGLVLAQSESAVDNIVPTSENTQPSGNSVKKVTIERNPQVSAPETMRTTSVEQTSPVEFSSRRQRLKQRLNRSQVAESVETPKKRNASPQGVTRPQVEISTPKTGVERLRAKVEASRDKKNQTSNAPVIIPEKLPEVSRTKQPATTNNNSNSGKDYNNSYIDPTDYSTAQNRDQEAPNSVIITERSSGCQAVISQGKGTGNCLQAPITRANAPSWIKKGQNITATAAKTVSARTVAPNSNVSDSPNWRKPRIISSKAIVRNIQPSQLPNTQAVNKNNYNPNRFIPTPGNFVQLPVPTTTGTPLTASAGVLPLPINADNTAPRPGIVAYNIPLATTLPQVTYNASATYNPSGMIFPLSIPAPITSIFGWRTHPITGDQRFHSGTDVGAAEGTPVLAAITGQVEVADYVGGYGLTVILNHNSAQQTLYGHMSQVYVQPGQIVQQGTVIGLVGSTGVSTGPHLHFEVRQLTQNGWVAVDAGASLQSAVSQLVQALQTNQVSQKPSN